In Synechococcus sp. CC9616, the following are encoded in one genomic region:
- a CDS encoding PilN domain-containing protein yields the protein MASVPPVESVDLLSERRAELGVLPEPVVIEPARALLLKGGLTGLVVLILCFGAWFWLMRQADSLQSEVDRLQPFEARLQGANQRLTSIKAKTKALENDSARISAQLVSVRSGSAFLQQLRQVTPDGVQLTSVSVLPDQVSLTGLARSSPTTGAFVRINALALNLESLPAVPDQGARVELASTEDDGLTEFSMSVAIDSSVRASPAELRALGAEGLARRYELLRQKGFDG from the coding sequence ATGGCATCGGTCCCACCAGTTGAGTCTGTTGATTTGCTGAGTGAACGTCGAGCCGAGCTCGGCGTTTTGCCAGAGCCGGTTGTGATTGAACCGGCGCGTGCCCTGCTTCTGAAAGGGGGCTTGACCGGCCTGGTTGTTTTGATTCTCTGCTTTGGCGCCTGGTTCTGGCTGATGCGCCAGGCAGACAGTTTGCAGAGCGAGGTCGATCGCCTACAACCCTTTGAGGCCCGCCTCCAGGGCGCCAATCAACGGTTGACGTCGATCAAAGCCAAAACCAAAGCTCTTGAGAACGACTCGGCACGGATTTCAGCTCAGCTGGTGTCCGTTCGATCGGGCTCAGCTTTTCTGCAGCAACTGCGTCAGGTCACCCCAGATGGTGTGCAGCTCACCAGCGTTAGTGTGCTTCCTGATCAGGTTTCCTTGACCGGACTTGCTCGCAGTTCCCCAACGACCGGTGCTTTTGTACGAATCAATGCTCTGGCTCTGAATCTTGAGTCATTGCCAGCCGTTCCGGATCAGGGTGCCAGGGTTGAGCTGGCCAGCACTGAAGACGATGGCTTAACGGAATTCAGCATGTCTGTTGCGATCGATTCATCGGTTCGGGCATCACCAGCTGAATTGCGCGCACTGGGTGCTGAGGGCCTTGCTCGTCGTTATGAACTTCTGCGCCAGAAAGGTTTTGACGGATGA
- a CDS encoding ELWxxDGT repeat protein: MSARLIKNINPSGSSSPRDLVSINGIVYFAADQLNDISTDENTSINVPTSDGNETESEENELNPEESDESESENGDATEAESDSSGSTTQESDSGESLTQESDTAGTTQSGSKPSGLWKSDGSEGGTILLKSFDSVSNLVEANGQLYFVAEVGGQFQIWESDGTQGGTKRVKDLVPGPDKSFSQDLFALDGVLFYSAYDAPDGKYPEQNGYELWRREGKGVGTRFFRNLIPDVYILDREITTEAVPYIVNGAPVLDAEGEPISRPEQVAILTTETYVGDSYPQELTSLNGNLFFTADSSRFYSRESLAASESALVGGTELWFSDGTESGTRPINLNTNVYDIYRPKDGTYYADSRNEFGTPTDGSLNYTLPYSEYWLNQVSSSSFPRNLTPFKNRLFFVANNGVNGFELWSVDDDGSDASLISDAIRPGITSSSPEELTVVGDTLYFTAANDSGRQLYAIESSVGRFQSSGRVPKPKFVSSAGRDPQNLTNINEQLYYSSKSDLGRELWSASGTKGQFIADINPGGRSSSPDNFTFVQTLSNQKNSSSMFFTANDGERGIEIWRLPLDQKNAKPERYSDIFPGPSSSDPRKLVNSDQVLFFSASDGFLGRELWTLGPSIKGPTGRPGSGSSKIRISEGQTFIYRFTTDDDDNEQWKINGGLDSKLFSQKKMKKKGELFFKQPPDYERPKDNGSNNIYEVAVRATDSSSNLSSDQYIYVEVLDEREGGPGDGEVIEDINTEEIIIDDGATDSDVDNQSGKTASLVSNIRKGRSGSNPSGLELFNKSLFFSADNGKSGSELWASDGSSASTRLIKNINPGKKSSSPSNLINFNKRLYFSADDGQKGVELWRSNGIKDGTKRVADINPGASSSNPSNMTTLDGALLFAADNGQDGQELWKFDPINDKPNQLKNINSNSGSLPRDLINFDRNVYFSAEGNIYGRELWVSDGTKSGTNLFLDINPGGFSSNPKDLTIFKDDLYFTAESYFGGRQVWTSNGSTGGTNKLSPISSLQIFSDVEELTATPDQLFYTAQTSIQIGNEIPAENQSDDVSNATNSEASSTRSSVGRELWISRGPVDSMKLVLDIYEGPGSSDPTVLTAIGNVIYFSADDGVNGEELWVSDGTDVGTQRLTDINPGAKNSSPRDITGMDDSIYFTAINEKTGRELWRLSESSYSNSVARVVQARKGSRSMRAIKQTKDEFVFNLPKEFGKNKADQIINFRPSDGDQIHLDRDIFEESGKRIDLVTVSSIRQLKAQQSQPSQFIYFEPRGQLYFDRNDDQSGYGKNAGLFAILKGGPDLTESDFKII; this comes from the coding sequence ATGTCAGCAAGATTAATTAAAAATATCAATCCTTCCGGGAGCTCTTCTCCTAGGGATTTAGTATCAATTAATGGTATCGTCTATTTTGCAGCGGATCAACTTAACGATATTTCAACGGACGAAAATACTAGCATAAATGTTCCAACCTCTGATGGAAATGAAACAGAAAGTGAAGAAAACGAACTCAATCCTGAAGAATCAGATGAGAGTGAATCCGAGAACGGAGATGCAACCGAAGCAGAATCAGATTCCAGTGGATCAACAACTCAGGAATCAGATTCCGGTGAATCTTTAACTCAGGAATCAGACACGGCAGGTACAACACAATCAGGATCAAAGCCAAGTGGCCTCTGGAAAAGCGATGGATCGGAAGGAGGGACAATCCTACTTAAATCGTTCGACTCCGTAAGCAACTTAGTCGAAGCGAACGGACAACTTTATTTTGTCGCTGAAGTTGGAGGTCAGTTCCAGATCTGGGAGAGCGACGGAACCCAGGGTGGAACAAAACGCGTCAAGGATCTTGTTCCAGGCCCTGACAAGTCTTTCTCACAAGATCTGTTTGCACTGGATGGCGTCCTGTTTTATAGCGCCTACGACGCACCTGATGGCAAGTATCCAGAACAAAATGGATATGAACTTTGGCGTCGGGAGGGCAAAGGTGTTGGCACTCGTTTCTTCAGAAATCTCATTCCAGATGTTTACATTTTAGACCGAGAAATTACAACAGAAGCTGTTCCTTATATCGTTAACGGAGCCCCTGTTCTGGATGCAGAAGGTGAACCAATCAGCAGACCAGAACAAGTGGCCATTCTGACAACAGAAACGTACGTCGGAGATTCATACCCTCAGGAACTAACTTCACTCAACGGTAACTTATTCTTCACCGCAGACTCGAGCAGATTTTACTCTCGTGAGTCTCTCGCCGCATCAGAAAGTGCTCTCGTTGGTGGCACAGAACTCTGGTTCAGTGATGGCACTGAAAGTGGGACACGGCCAATTAATTTAAACACAAATGTCTATGATATCTACAGACCAAAAGATGGTACATATTACGCTGACTCACGCAACGAGTTTGGCACACCAACCGATGGCAGTTTAAATTATACATTACCTTACAGTGAATACTGGCTGAACCAAGTCTCGTCAAGCTCGTTTCCCAGAAACCTAACTCCCTTCAAAAACCGGTTATTTTTTGTTGCTAATAATGGTGTCAATGGTTTCGAACTCTGGTCCGTCGATGATGACGGTTCAGATGCCAGTTTGATCAGTGATGCCATCAGGCCAGGTATAACGAGCTCATCACCGGAGGAATTAACTGTAGTTGGTGACACGCTCTACTTCACAGCAGCGAATGATTCCGGGCGTCAGCTTTATGCCATCGAATCCTCCGTTGGCAGGTTCCAGTCCTCAGGTAGGGTCCCAAAACCAAAATTCGTCTCATCAGCTGGACGAGACCCACAGAATCTCACCAATATCAATGAACAGCTTTACTATTCATCGAAATCAGATCTAGGGCGCGAACTCTGGTCGGCCAGTGGCACAAAAGGACAATTCATTGCAGACATCAATCCTGGTGGTCGATCATCATCACCCGACAACTTTACATTTGTACAGACACTCTCTAATCAAAAAAATTCAAGCTCGATGTTCTTCACGGCTAACGATGGAGAACGAGGCATCGAAATCTGGAGACTTCCACTCGATCAAAAAAATGCCAAGCCGGAACGTTATTCGGATATTTTTCCAGGGCCATCAAGCAGTGATCCAAGGAAATTGGTCAACAGCGACCAGGTCCTATTTTTCAGCGCCAGCGATGGCTTTCTAGGTCGTGAATTATGGACTCTCGGGCCATCCATTAAAGGCCCAACAGGAAGGCCTGGCTCTGGGAGCTCCAAAATTCGCATAAGTGAAGGACAAACGTTTATTTATCGATTTACCACTGATGACGACGACAACGAGCAATGGAAAATCAATGGCGGCCTAGACAGTAAACTTTTCAGTCAAAAAAAGATGAAAAAGAAGGGTGAATTGTTCTTCAAGCAACCCCCCGATTATGAGCGTCCTAAAGACAATGGAAGTAATAATATTTACGAGGTTGCAGTTCGTGCAACGGACTCATCATCCAATCTTTCCTCTGATCAATACATCTATGTCGAAGTTTTAGACGAGCGAGAAGGTGGCCCCGGTGATGGCGAAGTCATTGAAGACATCAATACTGAGGAAATCATTATCGACGATGGGGCAACGGATTCGGATGTTGATAACCAATCAGGGAAGACCGCTTCTCTGGTGAGCAACATTCGCAAAGGCCGGAGCGGTTCCAATCCATCTGGATTGGAACTCTTCAATAAGAGCCTTTTCTTTTCAGCCGACAACGGCAAATCAGGATCTGAACTTTGGGCGAGCGATGGCTCTTCGGCATCAACCCGACTCATCAAAAATATCAACCCAGGAAAGAAAAGTTCATCACCATCGAATCTAATCAACTTTAATAAGCGCCTTTACTTCTCCGCAGATGATGGCCAAAAAGGGGTAGAGCTTTGGAGAAGCAATGGCATAAAAGATGGGACAAAACGCGTTGCAGATATTAATCCCGGTGCATCAAGTTCAAATCCATCCAACATGACGACTCTGGATGGAGCTTTACTATTTGCTGCAGACAATGGTCAAGACGGCCAGGAACTTTGGAAATTTGATCCAATAAACGACAAGCCAAACCAACTTAAAAACATCAATTCGAATTCAGGCTCACTTCCAAGAGATTTAATAAATTTTGATCGCAATGTCTATTTTTCAGCTGAAGGAAATATTTACGGCCGAGAGCTCTGGGTCAGCGACGGCACTAAAAGTGGCACCAATCTCTTTCTTGATATCAATCCAGGCGGCTTCAGCTCCAATCCCAAAGATCTGACAATCTTCAAGGATGATCTTTATTTCACAGCTGAATCGTATTTTGGTGGTCGACAAGTGTGGACAAGCAATGGCAGCACAGGGGGGACGAACAAACTCTCACCAATCTCATCTCTACAGATTTTTTCCGATGTTGAGGAACTGACGGCCACCCCGGATCAGTTGTTCTATACAGCCCAAACATCAATCCAGATTGGAAACGAAATTCCAGCAGAAAACCAGTCGGACGACGTGTCTAATGCCACAAATTCAGAGGCGAGTTCAACCCGAAGTTCAGTCGGAAGAGAGCTCTGGATATCGAGAGGACCTGTCGACAGCATGAAGCTGGTACTTGACATTTATGAAGGGCCTGGCAGCTCTGATCCTACCGTGCTTACGGCGATCGGAAATGTCATTTATTTCAGTGCTGATGATGGTGTGAATGGCGAAGAACTTTGGGTCAGCGATGGGACAGACGTCGGAACACAACGCCTGACAGATATCAACCCAGGGGCAAAAAATTCCTCACCAAGAGATATCACAGGCATGGATGATTCCATTTACTTCACTGCAATCAACGAAAAAACTGGGCGCGAGCTCTGGCGCCTTAGTGAATCCAGCTACTCAAACTCAGTTGCCCGGGTCGTCCAAGCAAGGAAAGGATCGCGCAGCATGCGCGCAATAAAACAAACAAAGGATGAATTTGTCTTCAACCTTCCCAAGGAGTTTGGCAAAAATAAGGCCGATCAAATCATTAACTTCAGGCCCAGTGATGGAGATCAGATTCATCTGGACAGAGATATTTTTGAGGAGAGTGGAAAACGTATCGACCTCGTCACCGTGTCATCCATCCGACAGCTCAAGGCTCAGCAATCACAGCCAAGTCAATTCATCTACTTCGAACCCAGGGGACAGTTGTATTTTGATCGCAATGATGACCAATCCGGCTATGGAAAAAATGCTGGGTTATTTGCCATCTTGAAAGGCGGACCTGACTTAACAGAATCTGATTTCAAGATCATCTGA
- a CDS encoding quinone-dependent dihydroorotate dehydrogenase produces MAQSSQAGSPTTSDFYRRWLGPVLSRDEGLDAEQLSRSALTALGQASLRRGWPGISTVLNGVATELQRRDLRLEQVLFGCRFSNPVGLAAGFDKNGVAAGIWDCFGFGFAELGTVTWHGQPGNPRPRLFRLAAEQAALNRMGFNNDGAKALLKTLERQRLAPSGKRPAVLGINFGKSKVTPLDQAADDYAASLEVLAPLADYAVINVSSPNTPGLRDLQDTAHLRWLVERLRRLPACPPLLVKIAPDLEDEAIDGIARLAFEEGLAGVIAVNTSLDRLGLEQRRLPQTGRPLAEEPGGLSGCPLKPRALEVIRRLRAGAGPALPLIGVGGIDSAEAAWERMVAGASLIQLYTGWIFQGPDLVPAILEGLLLQLDRHGLRSITEAVGSGLPWQD; encoded by the coding sequence ATGGCTCAGAGCTCACAGGCTGGATCGCCCACCACCAGTGATTTCTATCGTCGCTGGCTGGGTCCTGTGCTGAGCCGTGATGAAGGACTCGATGCGGAGCAGCTGTCCAGAAGCGCTTTAACTGCCCTGGGCCAGGCCAGTCTGCGCCGAGGTTGGCCTGGCATCTCCACGGTGCTCAACGGCGTTGCGACTGAACTGCAGCGAAGGGATCTGCGTTTGGAGCAGGTGCTGTTTGGTTGTCGGTTCAGTAACCCTGTTGGATTAGCGGCCGGTTTCGATAAGAACGGTGTTGCCGCTGGCATCTGGGATTGCTTTGGTTTCGGCTTTGCGGAGCTCGGCACCGTCACCTGGCATGGACAGCCCGGTAATCCTCGGCCGCGTTTGTTTCGGCTTGCCGCCGAACAGGCGGCGCTCAATCGCATGGGATTTAACAACGACGGCGCCAAAGCCCTGCTGAAGACCCTGGAACGTCAGCGACTCGCTCCTTCCGGGAAGCGTCCGGCTGTTTTGGGGATCAATTTCGGCAAGTCCAAAGTCACGCCTCTCGATCAGGCGGCGGATGATTACGCAGCCTCGTTGGAGGTCTTGGCACCGCTGGCGGATTACGCGGTGATCAATGTCAGTTCCCCCAACACCCCAGGGTTGCGCGACCTGCAGGACACCGCCCACCTGCGCTGGTTGGTGGAGAGATTGCGACGTCTGCCTGCCTGCCCTCCTTTGCTGGTCAAGATCGCTCCCGACCTTGAGGATGAGGCGATCGACGGCATTGCCCGTCTGGCGTTTGAAGAAGGTCTTGCCGGCGTGATTGCTGTTAACACCAGCTTGGACAGGCTGGGGCTGGAGCAGAGGCGTCTCCCGCAGACCGGCAGACCACTGGCTGAAGAACCTGGCGGTCTCAGCGGATGTCCACTTAAGCCTCGCGCTCTCGAGGTGATCCGTCGGTTGAGGGCCGGTGCGGGCCCGGCCTTGCCGTTGATCGGAGTCGGGGGGATTGATTCAGCAGAGGCGGCCTGGGAACGCATGGTTGCCGGTGCTTCCCTGATTCAGCTTTACACCGGCTGGATCTTTCAGGGGCCCGACTTGGTGCCGGCGATTCTGGAGGGACTGTTGTTGCAGCTTGATCGTCACGGCTTGCGGTCGATCACGGAGGCGGTTGGCAGTGGTTTGCCCTGGCAGGACTGA
- a CDS encoding ribonuclease H translates to MADERGRVVAAATDGACSGNPGPGGWGALIRFEDGSVEEFGGHEPATTNNRMELQAALALLQRLKALPRHPDLTLRTDSKYLIDGLGSWMAGWKRKGWKTAAGKPVLNQDLWQALDQARLADVPLSYVKGHSGDPDNERVDRIAVAYSRGQALTSPPVSTRASASDDAAPAELQRLLTRLELAERLAAGAFTLTAVELAQLVEQPLQQLQERSSSWRWRDWSVDPVQAGRWRLRRREGGSEQS, encoded by the coding sequence ATGGCTGATGAGCGTGGTCGGGTTGTGGCTGCCGCAACCGATGGTGCTTGCAGTGGCAATCCCGGACCTGGGGGCTGGGGCGCATTGATTCGTTTCGAGGACGGCAGCGTTGAGGAATTCGGTGGTCATGAGCCGGCAACAACCAATAACCGGATGGAATTGCAGGCTGCTTTGGCCTTGCTGCAACGCCTGAAGGCTCTGCCCCGCCATCCCGATCTGACCCTCAGAACCGATAGCAAATACCTGATCGATGGGCTCGGTTCCTGGATGGCCGGCTGGAAACGCAAAGGCTGGAAAACGGCCGCCGGTAAGCCTGTCCTCAATCAAGACCTTTGGCAGGCCCTCGATCAAGCGCGTCTGGCTGATGTTCCTCTCTCTTACGTCAAAGGTCACAGTGGTGATCCGGATAATGAACGGGTGGATCGCATCGCCGTTGCCTATTCGCGGGGGCAGGCGCTGACGTCCCCCCCTGTGTCAACAAGGGCCTCAGCATCGGATGACGCAGCACCAGCTGAACTGCAACGTCTGCTCACTCGCCTCGAGCTTGCCGAACGTCTGGCCGCTGGAGCCTTCACGCTCACGGCAGTGGAATTGGCGCAGCTTGTTGAACAGCCACTGCAGCAACTGCAGGAACGCAGCAGCAGCTGGCGATGGCGTGACTGGTCTGTGGACCCGGTGCAGGCGGGGAGGTGGCGGCTGCGCCGCCGCGAGGGAGGATCAGAACAGTCCTGA
- a CDS encoding DUF3747 domain-containing protein: MSRTYRRTSTVAAISLGLALVLPGGTTARALFDSKPLQQQRFAVLAQPIGQNDWKLLVLEQIKTRPLCWTPRSDGLMDPTLNTFNFSGICSRYLDSNGYSLRSGGQDLNLRFRLRLKQRGNRLHLQAIDPDQSMPITVGTATVPRRDRNGFVKIALDSGWRLERRTYQGRTLSHVYFAHPDPINRLLAKADNSSSGGFSRLGAPQAPGRPSRKPTATSSRVASSGPIRLDVIPYRR; the protein is encoded by the coding sequence ATGTCGCGAACCTACCGAAGGACCTCGACGGTGGCGGCCATCAGCCTGGGACTCGCCCTGGTGCTGCCCGGTGGAACAACGGCACGGGCATTATTCGACAGCAAACCTCTGCAACAGCAAAGATTTGCTGTTCTTGCTCAGCCGATCGGGCAAAACGACTGGAAGCTGCTGGTGCTCGAGCAGATCAAGACACGGCCGCTGTGCTGGACGCCAAGGTCAGATGGACTGATGGATCCGACGCTGAACACGTTCAACTTCAGCGGCATCTGCAGCCGTTATCTGGACAGCAACGGGTACTCCCTTCGCAGCGGCGGGCAGGACCTCAACCTTCGGTTTCGCCTGCGCTTGAAACAGAGGGGCAATCGCTTGCACCTCCAGGCCATTGATCCTGATCAGTCCATGCCGATCACGGTGGGGACAGCCACCGTGCCCCGGCGCGATCGCAATGGCTTCGTCAAGATCGCGCTGGATTCTGGATGGCGCCTTGAGCGACGGACATACCAGGGCCGCACCCTGAGCCATGTGTACTTCGCGCATCCAGACCCCATCAATCGCCTGCTGGCCAAGGCCGACAACAGCAGTTCGGGGGGATTTTCACGTCTTGGAGCTCCTCAGGCTCCAGGTCGACCCAGTCGCAAACCCACAGCAACAAGCTCTCGGGTTGCAAGCAGTGGACCGATCAGGCTTGACGTGATTCCGTATCGCCGCTGA
- the rplL gene encoding 50S ribosomal protein L7/L12, whose translation MSAKTDEILESLKSLSLLEASELVKQIEEAFGVSAAASAGVVMAAPGAAGGGGGGEAAEEKSEFDVILESFDAAAKIKVLKVVRNATGLGLGDAKALVEAAPKPVKEAISKDDAEALKKEIEEAGGKATIK comes from the coding sequence ATGTCTGCTAAAACCGACGAAATTCTCGAATCGCTGAAATCTCTCTCCCTGCTTGAAGCTTCCGAGCTCGTCAAGCAGATCGAAGAGGCTTTTGGTGTGTCTGCCGCAGCATCTGCTGGTGTTGTGATGGCTGCCCCCGGCGCTGCTGGTGGTGGTGGTGGTGGCGAAGCTGCCGAGGAGAAGTCTGAATTCGACGTCATCCTCGAAAGCTTCGATGCTGCAGCCAAGATCAAAGTGCTCAAGGTTGTCCGCAACGCCACAGGCCTCGGCCTCGGCGATGCCAAGGCCCTCGTTGAAGCGGCACCCAAGCCGGTCAAGGAAGCCATTTCCAAGGACGATGCTGAAGCGCTGAAGAAGGAAATCGAGGAAGCAGGCGGCAAGGCCACCATCAAGTGA
- the rplJ gene encoding 50S ribosomal protein L10, with product MGRTLENKQQIVGELKELLADAELALVLDFKGLSIKEMSDLRDRLRASDSVCKVTKNTLMRRAIDGDSSWANLDSLLTGSNAFVLVKGDVGAGVKAVQTFQKELKKSETKGGLFEGKLLSQDEIKAIADLPSKEQLMAQIAGAINAVATKVAVGINEVPSGMARALKQHAEGGEG from the coding sequence ATGGGCCGCACGCTGGAGAACAAGCAGCAGATCGTCGGAGAGCTCAAGGAGCTCCTCGCCGACGCTGAACTGGCACTGGTCCTTGATTTCAAGGGCCTGTCCATCAAGGAGATGTCTGACCTGCGGGATCGCCTGCGGGCCAGCGACAGCGTTTGCAAGGTGACCAAAAACACCTTGATGCGCCGCGCCATCGATGGCGACAGCTCCTGGGCCAACCTCGATTCCCTGCTGACTGGCTCCAACGCTTTCGTCCTGGTGAAGGGCGATGTTGGTGCTGGTGTGAAGGCCGTTCAGACCTTCCAGAAGGAACTCAAGAAGTCCGAGACAAAAGGCGGCCTTTTCGAAGGCAAGCTTCTGTCGCAGGACGAGATCAAAGCCATTGCCGATCTCCCTTCCAAGGAGCAGCTCATGGCTCAGATCGCCGGTGCTATCAACGCCGTGGCCACGAAGGTCGCTGTGGGCATCAACGAGGTTCCCTCTGGTATGGCCAGGGCACTCAAGCAGCACGCCGAAGGCGGCGAAGGCTGA
- the rplA gene encoding 50S ribosomal protein L1: MTKISKRLASLAGKIEDRAYAPLEAIALVKDNATAKFDETIEAHVRLGIDPKYTDQQLRTTVALPNGTGQTVRIAVVTRGEKVAEAKAAGAELAGEEELVETIAKGEMNFDLLIATPDMMPKVAKLGRVLGPRGLMPNPKAGTVTTDLEAAIKEFKAGKLEFRADRTGIVHVRFGKASFSPEALLANLKTLQETIDRNKPSGAKGRYWKSLYVTSTMGPSVEVDFSALQDIEQGS; this comes from the coding sequence ATGACCAAAATCTCTAAGCGCCTGGCCAGCCTGGCCGGCAAGATCGAGGACCGTGCCTACGCCCCCCTCGAGGCGATTGCCCTGGTTAAGGACAACGCCACGGCCAAATTCGACGAAACGATTGAGGCCCATGTGCGCCTCGGCATCGATCCCAAATACACCGACCAGCAGCTGCGAACCACCGTTGCGCTGCCGAATGGCACCGGACAGACCGTCCGCATCGCTGTTGTGACCCGCGGTGAGAAGGTTGCAGAAGCCAAAGCAGCCGGCGCTGAACTGGCTGGTGAGGAGGAGCTGGTCGAAACCATCGCCAAGGGCGAGATGAATTTCGATCTCCTGATCGCCACACCGGACATGATGCCCAAGGTTGCAAAACTTGGACGGGTTCTTGGCCCCCGCGGCTTGATGCCCAACCCCAAGGCGGGCACCGTCACCACGGATCTCGAGGCTGCGATTAAGGAATTCAAGGCCGGCAAGCTGGAGTTCCGTGCCGACCGCACCGGCATCGTCCACGTTCGTTTCGGCAAGGCCAGCTTCAGCCCCGAGGCCCTGCTTGCGAACCTCAAGACGTTGCAAGAGACGATTGATCGCAACAAGCCCAGTGGTGCCAAAGGTCGTTACTGGAAGTCCCTGTATGTGACCTCCACCATGGGGCCCTCCGTTGAGGTCGATTTCTCGGCTCTGCAGGACATTGAGCAGGGGAGCTGA
- the rplK gene encoding 50S ribosomal protein L11, whose translation MAKKVTAVIKLALQAGKANPAPPVGPALGQHGVNIMMFCKEYNARTQDKAGYVIPVEISVYEDRSFTFITKTPPASVLITKAAGIQKGSGESAKGSVGSIKRAQLEEIAKTKLPDLNCTSIESAMRIIEGTARNMGVSISD comes from the coding sequence ATGGCCAAGAAAGTCACAGCAGTCATCAAGCTGGCCCTGCAGGCCGGCAAAGCCAACCCTGCGCCGCCGGTGGGCCCTGCCCTCGGTCAGCACGGGGTGAACATCATGATGTTCTGTAAGGAGTACAACGCCCGCACGCAGGACAAGGCCGGGTATGTGATCCCGGTGGAGATTTCGGTCTATGAGGACCGCAGCTTCACCTTCATCACCAAGACGCCACCCGCGTCTGTGTTGATCACCAAGGCCGCTGGAATCCAGAAGGGTTCCGGAGAGTCCGCCAAAGGCAGCGTCGGTTCGATCAAGCGAGCACAGCTCGAGGAGATCGCCAAGACCAAGCTCCCGGATCTCAACTGCACCAGCATTGAATCTGCCATGCGCATCATTGAAGGAACCGCTCGAAACATGGGCGTGTCCATCAGCGACTGA
- the nusG gene encoding transcription termination/antitermination protein NusG gives MSDDLTTTESNTEQVLDLPAPNDGEEGTLQEASIAKTAIARWYAIQVASSCEKKVKATLEQRAVTLGVSNRILEIEIPQTPAVKLKKDGTRQSTEEKVFPGYVLVRMVLDEDTMMAVRSTPNVINFVGAEDRRATGKARGHIKPRPLSRAEVDRIFKRAAEKKTVVKVDLTEGDQILVTAGPFKDFQGEVIEVSGERNKLKALLSIFGRETPVELEFSQISKQN, from the coding sequence GTGTCTGACGACCTGACCACTACGGAATCCAACACGGAGCAGGTTCTCGACCTCCCAGCTCCGAACGATGGAGAGGAGGGGACTCTTCAGGAAGCCAGCATCGCCAAGACGGCGATTGCCCGCTGGTATGCCATTCAGGTGGCCTCCAGTTGTGAGAAGAAAGTCAAGGCCACCCTTGAACAGCGGGCCGTGACCCTCGGGGTCAGCAATCGCATTCTTGAGATCGAGATTCCTCAGACGCCGGCCGTGAAGCTGAAGAAGGACGGCACGCGACAGTCCACAGAGGAGAAGGTGTTTCCCGGCTATGTGCTGGTGCGCATGGTTCTCGATGAGGACACGATGATGGCCGTGCGCAGCACCCCGAACGTGATCAACTTCGTGGGTGCGGAGGACCGTCGCGCAACCGGTAAAGCACGCGGACACATCAAACCTCGCCCCCTCAGTCGTGCCGAGGTGGATCGCATTTTCAAGCGTGCTGCAGAGAAGAAAACCGTGGTCAAGGTGGATCTCACCGAAGGCGATCAGATTTTGGTGACGGCTGGTCCGTTCAAGGATTTCCAGGGCGAAGTGATCGAGGTTTCCGGCGAACGCAACAAGCTCAAGGCCCTGCTTTCGATCTTTGGTCGGGAGACTCCGGTTGAGCTGGAGTTCTCCCAGATCAGCAAACAGAACTAA
- the secE gene encoding preprotein translocase subunit SecE, which yields MTSPTSEETKTVDAGAGTEVPRQGGFLAATLEELKLVVWPSRQQLFSESIAVILMVSLSAATIAAVSRFFGWASSQVFR from the coding sequence GTGACCAGCCCAACCTCTGAGGAAACCAAAACCGTCGACGCCGGTGCAGGAACGGAAGTTCCCCGTCAGGGAGGCTTTCTTGCGGCAACGTTGGAAGAGTTGAAGCTGGTGGTCTGGCCCAGTCGTCAGCAACTCTTCAGCGAATCCATCGCGGTCATCTTGATGGTCAGTCTTTCGGCAGCCACGATCGCTGCGGTGAGTCGCTTCTTTGGCTGGGCGTCGTCTCAGGTGTTCCGCTGA